In Apus apus isolate bApuApu2 chromosome 5, bApuApu2.pri.cur, whole genome shotgun sequence, the following are encoded in one genomic region:
- the MAPK8IP1 gene encoding C-Jun-amino-terminal kinase-interacting protein 1 isoform X3, with protein sequence MAEREKGAASPPASSPFLGLHLASPPNFRLTHDISLEEFEDEDLSEITDECGISLHCKESLATRGHVSRQGGGARAAGGGEASRLQAEMLQLDLIDAAGDAPAEEQTAPEPLKKDPPAGTTDVYRPKRPTTLNLFPQVPRSQDTLNNNSLGKKHSWQERVSRSSSPLKTGEQTPPHDHVCLSDEVNHQNSTTSTKDRGTSTESPCRRTAATQMAPACIASSRPPEKHQATSRPPPHGASVVVVTSRGPEAHRDRIRYQTDVRLEATEEIYLTPVQKNSDPLETDKPFLSQSSENRMSISSDIDTSSYSALAGKTNPSISEEDEVLDYMSSPDKTNLPKASGGGAGSGGCRPGHNLQRASVSSDTSALSYDSVKYTLVVDENVQLELVSLKQCYSGYSDESDSATVYDNCVSSPYESAIGEEYEEDALKRDSVCLSEDSTPEADIHFSKKFLNVFMSGRTRSSSAESFGLFSCMINGEEQEQTHRAVFRFVPRHADELELEVDDPLLVEVQAEDYWYEAYNMRTGDRGIFPAYYAIEVTKDPDHVTALAKSSDWVDQFRVKFLGSVQVPYHKGNDVLCAAMQKIATTRRLTVHFNPPSSCILEISVRGVKIAVKADDSKEHSKVNKCSHFFQLKNISFCGYHPKNNKYFGFITKHPADHRFACHVFVSEESTKPLAESVGLG encoded by the exons GCTCACCCACGACATCAGCCTTGAGGAGTTTGAGGATGAAGACCTCTCTGAGATCACTGATGAGTGTGGAATCAGCCTGCACTGCAAGGAGAGCCTGGCCACCCGG GGCCATGTGAGCCGgcagggcggcggggcccgggcggcgggcggcggggaggcCAGCCGGCTGCAGGCGGAGATGCTGCAGCTCGACCTCATCGACGCGGCGGGGGACGCGCCGGCCGAGGAGCAGACGGCGCCCGAGCCACTGAAGAAGGACCCCCCGGCCGGGACCACCGATGTCTACAGGCCGAAGCGACCCACAACTCTCAACCTCTTCCCGCAGGTGCCTCGCAGCCAG GACACTCTGAATAACAACTCTCTGGGGAAAAAGCACAGTTGGCAAGAGCGGGTGTCCCGGTCATCATCCCCTCTGAAAACGG gtgAGCAGACCCCTCCCCATGACCATGTTTGCCTAAGTGATGAGGTCAATCACCAAAACAGCACAACCTCCACCAAAGACCGGGGCACCTCCACGGAGAGCCCATGCCGGCGCACAGCAGCCACCCAGATGGCACCTGCCTGCATCGCCTCGTCCCGGCCACCTGAGAAGCACCAGGCCACCAGCCGGCCCCCGCCACACGGTGCCAGCGTGGTGGTGGTGACGTCAAGGGGCCCCGAGGCCCACCGGGACCGCATCCGCTACCAGACGGATGTGAGGCTGGAGGCCACGGAGGAGATCTACCTGACACCTGTGCAGAAGAACTCGGACCCACTGGAGACTGACAAGCCATTCCTGTCTCAGTCCAGCGAGAACCGCATGTCCATCAGCTCTGACATCGACACCTCCAGCTATTCAGCTCTGGCAGGGAAAACCAACCCTTCCATCAGTGAGGAGGATGAGGTGCTGGACTACATGTCCTCCCCTGACAAGACGAACCTGCCTAAGGCCTCcggtggtggtgctgggagtGGTGGCTGCCGGCCAGGGCACAACCTTCAGAGAGCCTCAGTGAGTTCAGACACCAGTGCGCTCTCCTACGACTCAGTCAAGTACACGCTGGTGGTGGATGAGAAcgtgcagctggagctggtcaGCCTCAAGCAGTGCTACTCAGGCTACAGTGACGAGAGCGACTCGGCCACTGTCTATGACAACTGCGTCTCCTCGCCCTATGAATCGGCCATCGGTGAGGAGTATGAGGAGGATGCGCTGAAGCGTGACTCCGTCTGTCTCTCTGAAGACTCCACCCCTGAAGCAGACATCCACTTCTCCAAGAAGTTCCTCAATGTCTTCATGAGCGGCCGGACACGCTCCTCCA GTGCCGAGTCCTTTGGATTGTTCTCCTGTATGATCAAcggggaggagcaggagcagaccCACCGTGCTGTCTTTAG GTTTGTGCCTCGCCACGCGGatgagctggagctggaggtggaTGATCCTTTGCTGGTGGAGGTGCAGGCAGAAGACTATTGGTACGAAGCCTACAACATGCGGACGGGTGACCGGGGCATTTTTCCTGCCTACTATGCTATTGAAGTCACCAAGGACCCAGACCATGTAACAG ctctggcCAAGAGCAGTGACTGGGTGGACCAGTTTAGGGTGAAGTTCCTCGGCTCGGTGCAGGTTCCCTATCACAAGGGCAATGACGTGCTATGTGCGGCCATGCAGAAG ATTGCCACCACACGCCGCCTCACTGTGCACTTTAACCCACcctccagctgcatcctggAGATCAGCGTGCGTGGGGTCAAGATTGCCGTGAAAGCCGATGACTCCAAGGAGCACAGCAAG GTGAACAAGTGTAGccattttttccagctgaagaacATTTCCTTTTGTGGGTACCATCCAAAGAACAACAA GTATTTTGGGTTCATCACCAAGCACCCTGCTGACCACAGATTTGCCTGTCACGTCTTTGTCTCGGAGGAGTCCACGAAGCCACTGGCAGAGTCTGTAGG gctggggtgA
- the FREY1 gene encoding protein Frey: MQCWLLLLALLLGAALPQPMSQRDSYSIPEDFSAPLELPQKHFGLVDDYGIKPKQPRRRTQVARERPAALRRAGKSKRDELDLEYYDDAHL, translated from the exons atgcagtgctggctgctgctgcttgccctgctgctgggggctgccctcCCACAGCCCATGTCCCAGAG GGACAGCTACTCAATCCCTGAGGACTTCTCTGCTCCCCTGGAGCTTCCGCAGAAGCACTTTGGCCTTGTGGACG ATTATGGTATCAAGCCCAAGCAGCCTCGCCGCAGGACCCAGGTGGCCCGGGAGCGGCCAGCAGCGCTGCGCAGAGCCGGCAAAAGCAAGCGTGACGAGCTGGACTTGGAGTACTATGATGATGCCCACCTGTGA
- the MAPK8IP1 gene encoding C-Jun-amino-terminal kinase-interacting protein 1 isoform X1: MAEREKGAASPPASSPFLGLHLASPPNFRLTHDISLEEFEDEDLSEITDECGISLHCKESLATRGHVSRQGGGARAAGGGEASRLQAEMLQLDLIDAAGDAPAEEQTAPEPLKKDPPAGTTDVYRPKRPTTLNLFPQVPRSQDTLNNNSLGKKHSWQERVSRSSSPLKTGEQTPPHDHVCLSDEVNHQNSTTSTKDRGTSTESPCRRTAATQMAPACIASSRPPEKHQATSRPPPHGASVVVVTSRGPEAHRDRIRYQTDVRLEATEEIYLTPVQKNSDPLETDKPFLSQSSENRMSISSDIDTSSYSALAGKTNPSISEEDEVLDYMSSPDKTNLPKASGGGAGSGGCRPGHNLQRASVSSDTSALSYDSVKYTLVVDENVQLELVSLKQCYSGYSDESDSATVYDNCVSSPYESAIGEEYEEDALKRDSVCLSEDSTPEADIHFSKKFLNVFMSGRTRSSSAESFGLFSCMINGEEQEQTHRAVFRFVPRHADELELEVDDPLLVEVQAEDYWYEAYNMRTGDRGIFPAYYAIEVTKDPDHVTALAKSSDWVDQFRVKFLGSVQVPYHKGNDVLCAAMQKIATTRRLTVHFNPPSSCILEISVRGVKIAVKADDSKEHSKVNKCSHFFQLKNISFCGYHPKNNKYFGFITKHPADHRFACHVFVSEESTKPLAESVGRAFQQFYKEYVEYTCPTEDIYLE, translated from the exons GCTCACCCACGACATCAGCCTTGAGGAGTTTGAGGATGAAGACCTCTCTGAGATCACTGATGAGTGTGGAATCAGCCTGCACTGCAAGGAGAGCCTGGCCACCCGG GGCCATGTGAGCCGgcagggcggcggggcccgggcggcgggcggcggggaggcCAGCCGGCTGCAGGCGGAGATGCTGCAGCTCGACCTCATCGACGCGGCGGGGGACGCGCCGGCCGAGGAGCAGACGGCGCCCGAGCCACTGAAGAAGGACCCCCCGGCCGGGACCACCGATGTCTACAGGCCGAAGCGACCCACAACTCTCAACCTCTTCCCGCAGGTGCCTCGCAGCCAG GACACTCTGAATAACAACTCTCTGGGGAAAAAGCACAGTTGGCAAGAGCGGGTGTCCCGGTCATCATCCCCTCTGAAAACGG gtgAGCAGACCCCTCCCCATGACCATGTTTGCCTAAGTGATGAGGTCAATCACCAAAACAGCACAACCTCCACCAAAGACCGGGGCACCTCCACGGAGAGCCCATGCCGGCGCACAGCAGCCACCCAGATGGCACCTGCCTGCATCGCCTCGTCCCGGCCACCTGAGAAGCACCAGGCCACCAGCCGGCCCCCGCCACACGGTGCCAGCGTGGTGGTGGTGACGTCAAGGGGCCCCGAGGCCCACCGGGACCGCATCCGCTACCAGACGGATGTGAGGCTGGAGGCCACGGAGGAGATCTACCTGACACCTGTGCAGAAGAACTCGGACCCACTGGAGACTGACAAGCCATTCCTGTCTCAGTCCAGCGAGAACCGCATGTCCATCAGCTCTGACATCGACACCTCCAGCTATTCAGCTCTGGCAGGGAAAACCAACCCTTCCATCAGTGAGGAGGATGAGGTGCTGGACTACATGTCCTCCCCTGACAAGACGAACCTGCCTAAGGCCTCcggtggtggtgctgggagtGGTGGCTGCCGGCCAGGGCACAACCTTCAGAGAGCCTCAGTGAGTTCAGACACCAGTGCGCTCTCCTACGACTCAGTCAAGTACACGCTGGTGGTGGATGAGAAcgtgcagctggagctggtcaGCCTCAAGCAGTGCTACTCAGGCTACAGTGACGAGAGCGACTCGGCCACTGTCTATGACAACTGCGTCTCCTCGCCCTATGAATCGGCCATCGGTGAGGAGTATGAGGAGGATGCGCTGAAGCGTGACTCCGTCTGTCTCTCTGAAGACTCCACCCCTGAAGCAGACATCCACTTCTCCAAGAAGTTCCTCAATGTCTTCATGAGCGGCCGGACACGCTCCTCCA GTGCCGAGTCCTTTGGATTGTTCTCCTGTATGATCAAcggggaggagcaggagcagaccCACCGTGCTGTCTTTAG GTTTGTGCCTCGCCACGCGGatgagctggagctggaggtggaTGATCCTTTGCTGGTGGAGGTGCAGGCAGAAGACTATTGGTACGAAGCCTACAACATGCGGACGGGTGACCGGGGCATTTTTCCTGCCTACTATGCTATTGAAGTCACCAAGGACCCAGACCATGTAACAG ctctggcCAAGAGCAGTGACTGGGTGGACCAGTTTAGGGTGAAGTTCCTCGGCTCGGTGCAGGTTCCCTATCACAAGGGCAATGACGTGCTATGTGCGGCCATGCAGAAG ATTGCCACCACACGCCGCCTCACTGTGCACTTTAACCCACcctccagctgcatcctggAGATCAGCGTGCGTGGGGTCAAGATTGCCGTGAAAGCCGATGACTCCAAGGAGCACAGCAAG GTGAACAAGTGTAGccattttttccagctgaagaacATTTCCTTTTGTGGGTACCATCCAAAGAACAACAA GTATTTTGGGTTCATCACCAAGCACCCTGCTGACCACAGATTTGCCTGTCACGTCTTTGTCTCGGAGGAGTCCACGAAGCCACTGGCAGAGTCTGTAGG GAGAGCTTTTCAGCAATTCTACAAGGAGTATGTGGAGTACACGTGCCCCACGGAGGATATCTACCTGGAGTAG
- the MAPK8IP1 gene encoding C-Jun-amino-terminal kinase-interacting protein 1 isoform X2 has translation MQLSLKMESSTEEESWLEDQWEKWLTHDISLEEFEDEDLSEITDECGISLHCKESLATRGHVSRQGGGARAAGGGEASRLQAEMLQLDLIDAAGDAPAEEQTAPEPLKKDPPAGTTDVYRPKRPTTLNLFPQVPRSQDTLNNNSLGKKHSWQERVSRSSSPLKTGEQTPPHDHVCLSDEVNHQNSTTSTKDRGTSTESPCRRTAATQMAPACIASSRPPEKHQATSRPPPHGASVVVVTSRGPEAHRDRIRYQTDVRLEATEEIYLTPVQKNSDPLETDKPFLSQSSENRMSISSDIDTSSYSALAGKTNPSISEEDEVLDYMSSPDKTNLPKASGGGAGSGGCRPGHNLQRASVSSDTSALSYDSVKYTLVVDENVQLELVSLKQCYSGYSDESDSATVYDNCVSSPYESAIGEEYEEDALKRDSVCLSEDSTPEADIHFSKKFLNVFMSGRTRSSSAESFGLFSCMINGEEQEQTHRAVFRFVPRHADELELEVDDPLLVEVQAEDYWYEAYNMRTGDRGIFPAYYAIEVTKDPDHVTALAKSSDWVDQFRVKFLGSVQVPYHKGNDVLCAAMQKIATTRRLTVHFNPPSSCILEISVRGVKIAVKADDSKEHSKVNKCSHFFQLKNISFCGYHPKNNKYFGFITKHPADHRFACHVFVSEESTKPLAESVGRAFQQFYKEYVEYTCPTEDIYLE, from the exons ATGCAGCTATCCTTGAAAATGGAGTCGAGCACCGAGGAGGAGAGCTGGCTGGAAGATCAGTGGGAGAAATG GCTCACCCACGACATCAGCCTTGAGGAGTTTGAGGATGAAGACCTCTCTGAGATCACTGATGAGTGTGGAATCAGCCTGCACTGCAAGGAGAGCCTGGCCACCCGG GGCCATGTGAGCCGgcagggcggcggggcccgggcggcgggcggcggggaggcCAGCCGGCTGCAGGCGGAGATGCTGCAGCTCGACCTCATCGACGCGGCGGGGGACGCGCCGGCCGAGGAGCAGACGGCGCCCGAGCCACTGAAGAAGGACCCCCCGGCCGGGACCACCGATGTCTACAGGCCGAAGCGACCCACAACTCTCAACCTCTTCCCGCAGGTGCCTCGCAGCCAG GACACTCTGAATAACAACTCTCTGGGGAAAAAGCACAGTTGGCAAGAGCGGGTGTCCCGGTCATCATCCCCTCTGAAAACGG gtgAGCAGACCCCTCCCCATGACCATGTTTGCCTAAGTGATGAGGTCAATCACCAAAACAGCACAACCTCCACCAAAGACCGGGGCACCTCCACGGAGAGCCCATGCCGGCGCACAGCAGCCACCCAGATGGCACCTGCCTGCATCGCCTCGTCCCGGCCACCTGAGAAGCACCAGGCCACCAGCCGGCCCCCGCCACACGGTGCCAGCGTGGTGGTGGTGACGTCAAGGGGCCCCGAGGCCCACCGGGACCGCATCCGCTACCAGACGGATGTGAGGCTGGAGGCCACGGAGGAGATCTACCTGACACCTGTGCAGAAGAACTCGGACCCACTGGAGACTGACAAGCCATTCCTGTCTCAGTCCAGCGAGAACCGCATGTCCATCAGCTCTGACATCGACACCTCCAGCTATTCAGCTCTGGCAGGGAAAACCAACCCTTCCATCAGTGAGGAGGATGAGGTGCTGGACTACATGTCCTCCCCTGACAAGACGAACCTGCCTAAGGCCTCcggtggtggtgctgggagtGGTGGCTGCCGGCCAGGGCACAACCTTCAGAGAGCCTCAGTGAGTTCAGACACCAGTGCGCTCTCCTACGACTCAGTCAAGTACACGCTGGTGGTGGATGAGAAcgtgcagctggagctggtcaGCCTCAAGCAGTGCTACTCAGGCTACAGTGACGAGAGCGACTCGGCCACTGTCTATGACAACTGCGTCTCCTCGCCCTATGAATCGGCCATCGGTGAGGAGTATGAGGAGGATGCGCTGAAGCGTGACTCCGTCTGTCTCTCTGAAGACTCCACCCCTGAAGCAGACATCCACTTCTCCAAGAAGTTCCTCAATGTCTTCATGAGCGGCCGGACACGCTCCTCCA GTGCCGAGTCCTTTGGATTGTTCTCCTGTATGATCAAcggggaggagcaggagcagaccCACCGTGCTGTCTTTAG GTTTGTGCCTCGCCACGCGGatgagctggagctggaggtggaTGATCCTTTGCTGGTGGAGGTGCAGGCAGAAGACTATTGGTACGAAGCCTACAACATGCGGACGGGTGACCGGGGCATTTTTCCTGCCTACTATGCTATTGAAGTCACCAAGGACCCAGACCATGTAACAG ctctggcCAAGAGCAGTGACTGGGTGGACCAGTTTAGGGTGAAGTTCCTCGGCTCGGTGCAGGTTCCCTATCACAAGGGCAATGACGTGCTATGTGCGGCCATGCAGAAG ATTGCCACCACACGCCGCCTCACTGTGCACTTTAACCCACcctccagctgcatcctggAGATCAGCGTGCGTGGGGTCAAGATTGCCGTGAAAGCCGATGACTCCAAGGAGCACAGCAAG GTGAACAAGTGTAGccattttttccagctgaagaacATTTCCTTTTGTGGGTACCATCCAAAGAACAACAA GTATTTTGGGTTCATCACCAAGCACCCTGCTGACCACAGATTTGCCTGTCACGTCTTTGTCTCGGAGGAGTCCACGAAGCCACTGGCAGAGTCTGTAGG GAGAGCTTTTCAGCAATTCTACAAGGAGTATGTGGAGTACACGTGCCCCACGGAGGATATCTACCTGGAGTAG